A single window of Priestia filamentosa DNA harbors:
- the aspS gene encoding aspartate--tRNA ligase codes for MTKRSYFCGEVTEKAIGEKVHLKGWVQTRRDLGGLIFIDLRDRTGIVQVVFNPDLSKEALQTAEGIRSEFVLHVEGEVVARAANTVNENLATGKIEVHVQNVEVINKAKTPPFSIDNKVEVSEDVRLKYRYLDLRRPVMFETFKMRHQTTKAIRSFLDDQGFLDVETPMLTNDTPEGARSYLVPSRVHPGEFYALPQSPQLFKQLLMVGGIERYYQIARCFRDEDLRADRQPEFTQVDIEMSFLEIDDIIELGEQMMKKVMKEVKGLDIPTPFPRLSYEEAMNRFGSDKPDTRFEMEFINMGELASDCGFKVFKSAIENGGAVKALNVKGAASKYSRKDIDGLTEYAARYGAKGLAWLKVEDEIKGPIAKFFSDEEKEQIIKLAEAEQGDLLLFVADKSSVVASALGALRLKLGKDLELIDESKFNFLWVTDWPLLEYDEEEGRYFAAHHPFTMPVREDVEKLETAPEEVKAQAYDLVLNGYELGGGSLRIYERDLQEKMFKALGMKEEDAQEQFGFLMEAFEYGTPPHGGIALGLDRLVMLLAGRTNLRDTIAFPKTTSASCPLTNAPGPVNEAQLEELSLKSTAKKED; via the coding sequence ATGACAAAAAGATCATACTTTTGCGGAGAAGTAACTGAAAAAGCTATTGGCGAAAAAGTACACTTAAAAGGTTGGGTACAAACGCGCCGTGACTTAGGCGGACTAATTTTTATTGATTTACGAGACCGCACGGGGATTGTACAAGTTGTATTTAATCCAGATCTTTCGAAAGAAGCGCTTCAAACGGCTGAAGGCATCCGAAGTGAGTTTGTCCTACATGTAGAAGGTGAAGTTGTTGCACGTGCAGCCAACACAGTAAACGAGAACCTTGCAACAGGAAAAATCGAAGTTCACGTTCAAAATGTTGAAGTTATTAATAAAGCTAAAACACCTCCTTTTTCAATTGATAACAAAGTGGAAGTTTCAGAAGATGTTCGATTAAAATATCGTTATTTAGACCTTCGTCGTCCTGTTATGTTTGAAACGTTCAAAATGCGTCATCAAACAACAAAAGCTATACGTTCGTTTTTAGATGATCAAGGCTTCTTAGATGTTGAAACACCAATGCTTACAAATGATACACCTGAAGGAGCGCGAAGCTACCTTGTTCCAAGTCGCGTGCATCCTGGTGAATTTTATGCACTGCCACAGTCTCCACAGCTTTTTAAACAGCTGCTCATGGTTGGCGGTATTGAGCGCTATTACCAAATTGCGCGCTGTTTCCGAGATGAAGACTTACGTGCAGATCGTCAGCCAGAATTTACACAAGTGGACATTGAAATGTCATTTCTAGAAATTGACGACATTATTGAACTTGGTGAACAAATGATGAAGAAAGTGATGAAGGAAGTAAAAGGACTTGATATTCCAACACCATTCCCTCGTCTTTCATATGAAGAAGCAATGAATCGTTTTGGTTCTGACAAGCCTGATACGCGCTTTGAGATGGAGTTCATTAATATGGGGGAGCTTGCTTCAGATTGTGGTTTTAAAGTATTTAAGAGTGCAATTGAAAATGGTGGAGCTGTAAAAGCTCTCAACGTAAAAGGAGCAGCTTCTAAATATTCTCGTAAAGACATTGATGGCTTAACAGAGTATGCAGCTCGCTACGGTGCAAAAGGTCTTGCATGGCTAAAAGTAGAAGATGAAATTAAAGGACCAATTGCTAAATTCTTTAGTGATGAAGAAAAAGAACAAATCATCAAACTAGCTGAAGCAGAACAAGGAGATTTATTGCTATTTGTTGCTGACAAATCATCTGTTGTTGCAAGTGCACTCGGTGCTCTCCGTCTAAAACTAGGAAAAGACCTTGAGCTTATCGATGAAAGTAAATTCAATTTCCTCTGGGTAACAGATTGGCCACTTCTTGAGTATGATGAAGAAGAAGGACGCTATTTTGCAGCGCATCATCCATTTACAATGCCTGTTCGTGAAGACGTAGAGAAACTTGAAACAGCTCCTGAAGAAGTAAAAGCACAAGCATATGACCTTGTTCTAAACGGATATGAGCTTGGTGGAGGGTCACTTCGTATTTATGAGCGAGACCTTCAAGAGAAGATGTTTAAGGCGCTTGGAATGAAAGAAGAAGATGCACAAGAACAGTTTGGTTTCTTGATGGAAGCTTTCGAATACGGAACGCCTCCACATGGTGGAATTGCGCTTGGTCTTGATCGTCTTGTAATGCTTCTAGCAGGACGGACAAACTTGCGCGATACAATTGCTTTCCCGAAAACAACAAGTGCAAGCTGTCCATTAACAAATGCTCCAGGACCTGTCAATGAAGCACAGCTTGAGGAATTATCGTTAAAAAGTACCGCTAAAAAAGAAGACTAA
- a CDS encoding tRNA threonylcarbamoyladenosine dehydratase, with translation MLHQFSRNELAIGKEGLETLKNSTVAVLGVGGVGSFAAEALARTGVGKIVLVDKDDVDITNVNRQIHALLSTVGQPKVDLMAARIHDINKECEVVSLKMFYTEETYEEFFAHNLDYVIDASDTISYKIHLMKECLKRNIPIISSMGAANKTDPTRFRIADISKTHTDPMAKVIRTRLRKERIHKGIKVVFSDERPIVIRDEVKKYVGKEDAKIRKAQMPPSSNAFVPSVAGLIMGGHVINDLLKDIKIKRVGDE, from the coding sequence ATGTTACACCAGTTTTCTCGTAATGAATTAGCAATTGGAAAAGAAGGACTAGAAACATTAAAAAACAGCACTGTTGCTGTGCTTGGTGTTGGTGGCGTTGGGTCATTTGCAGCTGAGGCACTAGCACGTACGGGCGTTGGGAAAATCGTGCTTGTGGATAAGGACGATGTTGACATTACAAATGTTAACCGCCAAATTCACGCGCTCTTGTCAACAGTAGGGCAACCAAAGGTAGACTTAATGGCTGCACGTATTCACGATATTAATAAAGAATGCGAAGTCGTGAGTTTGAAAATGTTTTATACAGAGGAAACATACGAAGAGTTTTTTGCTCATAATTTGGATTATGTTATCGATGCCTCTGATACTATTTCATATAAGATTCATCTTATGAAAGAGTGCTTAAAACGAAACATTCCGATCATTTCAAGCATGGGAGCTGCAAATAAAACAGATCCAACAAGATTCCGTATTGCAGACATTTCAAAAACACATACAGACCCAATGGCAAAAGTCATTCGCACACGTTTACGAAAAGAACGAATTCATAAAGGTATTAAAGTTGTCTTTTCAGACGAAAGGCCGATTGTCATCCGTGATGAAGTGAAAAAATATGTAGGAAAAGAAGACGCGAAGATTCGTAAGGCCCAAATGCCACCTTCTTCAAACGCTTTTGTTCCATCTGTAGCGGGGCTCATTATGGGAGGACATGTTATTAACGATCTTTTAAAAGATATTAAAATTAAGCGCGTTGGTGACGAATAA
- a CDS encoding SDR family oxidoreductase, whose protein sequence is MKRKIAVVTGANSGMGLSTTVGLAKENIHVVMACRNQQRGEEALRLAKEKSRASHIELLLCDLEDFDSISHFVEQFTNKWGMLDILVNNAGVVSLKRKVTKEGYEAQLGVNHLGHFLLTLLLLDSLKAAQKARIVNVSSGAHKWGRIHFEDINLETNYSVMKGYGQSKLANILFTKELAKRLSHTDITVNALHPGAVSTNLGINRSTGFGKSVYKVLNPFFQSPDKGAETALYLAKSTEVDDVTGGYFYKQKPARVSKRAKDPYLAQLLWEWSEEELSKKGYKK, encoded by the coding sequence ATGAAAAGAAAGATAGCTGTTGTAACAGGTGCAAATTCTGGCATGGGACTTTCAACAACAGTCGGTTTAGCTAAAGAAAACATACATGTTGTAATGGCTTGTCGCAATCAACAGCGCGGAGAAGAAGCGCTTCGACTAGCAAAGGAAAAAAGCAGAGCTTCTCATATCGAACTTTTACTTTGTGATTTGGAAGACTTTGATAGTATATCCCACTTTGTCGAACAATTTACAAACAAATGGGGAATGCTAGATATTCTTGTAAATAATGCTGGCGTTGTTTCTCTGAAAAGAAAAGTAACAAAAGAAGGATATGAAGCACAGCTTGGTGTTAATCATCTTGGACATTTTCTGTTGACCCTTCTTCTTTTGGATTCTTTAAAAGCTGCTCAAAAAGCGAGGATTGTTAACGTCTCCTCTGGTGCCCATAAATGGGGACGAATTCATTTTGAAGATATAAATTTAGAAACTAATTACAGTGTTATGAAAGGATACGGACAGTCTAAACTCGCCAATATCTTATTTACAAAAGAGCTAGCTAAACGTCTCTCACATACTGATATTACAGTAAATGCTCTTCATCCAGGAGCAGTGAGCACAAACTTAGGAATTAACCGCTCTACTGGATTTGGAAAAAGCGTTTATAAAGTATTAAATCCTTTCTTTCAATCTCCTGATAAAGGAGCAGAGACAGCTCTCTATCTTGCTAAGAGTACTGAAGTTGATGACGTAACAGGAGGCTACTTTTATAAACAGAAACCTGCCCGTGTTTCAAAAAGAGCTAAAGATCCTTATCTAGCCCAGCTCCTTTGGGAGTGGAGTGAAGAAGAACTCTCTAAAAAAGGATATAAAAAATAA
- a CDS encoding replication-associated recombination protein A, protein MNHNPLAYRMRPSSIDEVIGQEQLVGEGKIIRRMVEANQLRSMILYGPPGTGKTTIATAIARSTKKPFRQLNAVVHAKKDLAIVAEEAKMSGSVILLLDEVHRLDKGKQDYLLPFLENGQIILIGATTSNPYHAINPAIRSRCQIFEVTPLSPQEIKIAVTRAIEDKEKGLGKEKIMITDEALEHFSTASNGDVRATLSALELAALSTKQNEQGEIEITLDVAEECLQKKALVHDKDGDAHYDVLSAFQKSIRGSDVNAALHYLARLIVAGDLESLNRRLLVIAYEDVGLANPQAGARTLSAIEASERLGFPEARIPLANAVVDLCLSPKSNSAYQALDKAIEDVKNGKSGEIPLHLKDAHYKGAGKLGRGVEYKYPHDAQSGWVNQQYLPDSLIRAQYYKPKHTGKYEQALSQVYANINNKMKK, encoded by the coding sequence ATGAATCACAACCCATTAGCTTACAGAATGCGCCCTTCTTCTATTGACGAAGTGATTGGACAAGAACAGCTTGTTGGAGAAGGGAAAATCATTCGTCGTATGGTAGAAGCAAATCAGCTTCGCTCCATGATTCTTTATGGCCCCCCTGGAACAGGGAAAACAACGATTGCTACAGCAATAGCTCGAAGTACTAAAAAGCCATTTCGACAGCTTAATGCCGTTGTACACGCAAAAAAAGACCTAGCCATTGTCGCAGAAGAAGCTAAAATGTCTGGAAGTGTCATTTTACTTCTTGATGAAGTCCATAGACTTGATAAAGGAAAGCAAGATTACTTGCTTCCTTTTTTAGAGAACGGTCAGATTATTTTAATTGGAGCAACAACAAGCAATCCATATCATGCTATAAATCCAGCAATAAGAAGCCGCTGTCAAATCTTTGAGGTTACACCGCTTTCTCCACAAGAAATCAAAATTGCCGTAACACGAGCAATTGAAGATAAAGAAAAAGGCCTTGGTAAAGAGAAAATTATGATTACTGATGAAGCATTGGAACATTTTTCAACAGCTTCAAATGGCGATGTTCGAGCAACCCTTTCAGCACTTGAACTCGCTGCTCTCTCAACAAAACAAAATGAACAGGGAGAAATTGAAATTACCCTTGATGTTGCAGAAGAATGCCTTCAAAAAAAAGCGCTCGTTCACGATAAAGATGGGGACGCTCACTATGATGTTTTGTCTGCTTTTCAAAAATCCATTCGAGGCAGTGATGTAAACGCAGCTCTTCACTATCTTGCTCGTCTTATTGTGGCAGGTGATTTGGAAAGCTTAAACAGAAGATTGCTCGTTATTGCCTATGAAGATGTTGGACTTGCCAATCCACAGGCAGGAGCACGAACCCTTTCCGCCATCGAAGCATCTGAGCGGCTCGGTTTTCCAGAAGCACGCATCCCGCTTGCGAATGCTGTTGTTGACTTGTGTCTTTCTCCTAAATCAAACTCAGCTTATCAAGCACTTGATAAGGCGATTGAGGATGTAAAAAACGGAAAAAGCGGGGAAATTCCTCTCCATCTAAAAGATGCGCATTATAAAGGAGCTGGAAAACTCGGCCGTGGTGTTGAATATAAGTATCCTCATGATGCTCAATCAGGTTGGGTAAATCAGCAATACTTGCCTGATTCACTTATTAGAGCACAGTATTATAAACCAAAGCATACCGGAAAATATGAGCAAGCTTTGAGCCAAGTGTATGCTAATATTAATAATAAAATGAAGAAGTAA
- the cymR gene encoding cysteine metabolism transcriptional regulator CymR, giving the protein MKISTKGRYGLTIMIELAKNHGEGPISLKSIAKAHDLSEHYLEQLISPLRNARLVKSIRGAYGGYLLAKEPGDITAGDIISVLEGPISPVEGIEQEEPAKRELWLRIRDAVKEVLENTTLEDLANHSEDGDNDAYMFYI; this is encoded by the coding sequence TTGAAAATTTCAACAAAAGGACGTTACGGCTTAACAATTATGATTGAATTAGCAAAAAATCATGGTGAAGGTCCAATCTCGTTAAAAAGTATTGCAAAAGCACATGACTTATCAGAGCACTATCTAGAGCAGCTTATCTCCCCTCTTCGCAATGCTCGACTTGTGAAAAGTATTCGCGGAGCGTACGGTGGCTATTTACTTGCCAAGGAGCCAGGAGATATTACAGCTGGAGATATTATTTCTGTTCTTGAAGGACCAATTAGCCCTGTAGAAGGAATTGAACAGGAAGAACCAGCAAAGCGGGAGTTATGGTTAAGAATTCGTGATGCTGTGAAAGAAGTGCTTGAAAACACAACGCTTGAAGATTTAGCAAATCACAGTGAAGATGGCGATAACGACGCCTATATGTTTTATATTTAG
- a CDS encoding cysteine desulfurase family protein has product MEKIYIDHAATSPLHPSVIKAVTETMQTTFGNPSSIHSFGRESRHLLDESRQTMASSIGAKPDEIIFTSGGTEADNLAIIGTALHNKDKGMHIITTEIEHHAVLHACEYLEKQGFRVTYLPVDNKGRVSIEDIKAALTDETILVSIMMGNNEVGTMEPIEAIGALLKNHQAFFHTDAVQAYGVVPFRVDELDVDLLSVSSHKINGPKGLGFLYVRNSVSFTPLLYGGEQERKRRAGTENVPSIVGFAEAVKIAMDTLERRTEQYNEWKRLFIDTLVKEEVQFEVNGNPQFSLPHILNVSFEGVNIESLLVNLDLAGISASSGSACTAGSIEPSHVLVSLFGKGSERVTSSVRFSFGLGNTTEQIARAACDTAAIVKRLKI; this is encoded by the coding sequence GTGGAAAAAATTTATATCGATCATGCGGCAACATCGCCTCTTCATCCTTCTGTCATTAAAGCTGTAACGGAAACTATGCAAACAACGTTTGGGAATCCTTCAAGCATTCATTCATTTGGGAGAGAAAGTAGGCATTTGCTTGATGAATCACGCCAAACAATGGCAAGTAGCATTGGAGCAAAACCAGATGAGATTATCTTTACAAGCGGTGGAACGGAAGCGGACAACCTCGCTATTATTGGTACAGCTTTGCATAACAAGGATAAAGGGATGCACATTATTACAACAGAAATTGAGCACCATGCTGTTCTCCATGCCTGTGAATATCTTGAAAAACAAGGATTTCGCGTAACTTACTTGCCTGTTGATAATAAAGGAAGAGTAAGCATTGAAGATATTAAAGCAGCGCTTACAGATGAAACTATTCTTGTGTCGATTATGATGGGAAATAATGAGGTAGGGACAATGGAGCCTATTGAAGCTATTGGAGCTCTACTGAAAAACCATCAAGCTTTTTTCCATACTGATGCAGTACAAGCCTATGGGGTTGTTCCTTTTCGAGTAGATGAGCTTGATGTTGATTTACTGTCGGTTTCTTCTCACAAAATTAATGGGCCAAAAGGGCTTGGCTTTTTATATGTCAGAAATAGCGTTTCTTTTACACCACTTTTATATGGTGGGGAACAAGAGCGTAAGCGAAGAGCTGGTACAGAAAATGTTCCAAGTATTGTTGGGTTTGCAGAAGCAGTGAAAATTGCGATGGACACGTTAGAAAGACGAACAGAGCAGTATAATGAATGGAAAAGATTGTTTATTGATACACTTGTAAAAGAAGAGGTACAGTTTGAAGTGAACGGAAATCCGCAATTTTCATTGCCTCATATTTTAAATGTGTCATTTGAGGGAGTAAATATTGAGTCCTTGCTTGTTAATCTTGATTTAGCAGGAATTTCAGCTTCGAGTGGTTCAGCATGTACGGCAGGATCAATTGAACCTTCGCACGTTTTAGTGTCACTATTTGGAAAAGGTTCAGAACGCGTTACATCTTCAGTCCGGTTTAGCTTTGGGCTTGGAAATACAACTGAGCAAATTGCTCGCGCAGCGTGTGACACAGCTGCTATAGTAAAGAGATTAAAAATATAA
- the mnmA gene encoding tRNA 2-thiouridine(34) synthase MnmA translates to MNKAPKDTRVVVGMSGGVDSSVAALLLKEQGYDVIGIFMKNWDDTDEFGVCTATEDYNDVIRVCNQIGIPYYAVNFEKQYWDKVFTYFLEEYKAGRTPNPDVMCNKEIKFKAFLDHAMTLGADYLATGHYARVAYRDGEYKMLRGIDENKDQTYFLNQLTQEQLSKVLFPIGELEKSRVREIAKEAELATATKKDSTGICFIGERNFKEFLGQYLPAQPGEMRTLSGEVKGKHDGLMYYTIGQRQGLGIGGSGEPWFVVGKDLEKNILYVDQGFHNDLLYSHSLIATNVSWVSDKEMGDKLTCTAKFRYRQNDYGVKVEKIDENHIRVVFDEPVRAITPGQAVVLYNGDECLGGATIDEVYKESERLTYV, encoded by the coding sequence ATGAATAAAGCACCAAAAGATACCCGTGTTGTCGTTGGAATGAGCGGTGGCGTTGATTCTTCTGTTGCGGCTCTTCTTTTAAAAGAGCAAGGCTATGATGTCATCGGCATTTTTATGAAAAACTGGGATGACACAGACGAATTTGGAGTTTGCACAGCAACAGAAGATTACAATGACGTTATCCGAGTCTGTAATCAAATTGGCATTCCATATTATGCGGTTAACTTTGAAAAACAGTATTGGGACAAAGTATTTACGTACTTTTTAGAAGAATATAAAGCAGGACGTACACCAAACCCTGATGTTATGTGTAATAAGGAAATTAAATTTAAAGCTTTCCTTGATCACGCAATGACCCTTGGAGCAGATTATTTAGCAACAGGTCACTATGCGCGCGTTGCTTATCGTGATGGGGAATACAAAATGCTACGTGGCATTGATGAAAATAAAGACCAAACGTACTTTTTGAATCAGCTTACACAAGAGCAGCTTTCAAAAGTGCTATTTCCAATTGGTGAACTTGAAAAATCACGTGTGCGCGAAATTGCAAAAGAAGCTGAGCTTGCAACAGCAACGAAGAAAGATAGCACAGGTATTTGTTTCATTGGAGAGCGTAACTTTAAAGAGTTCCTAGGTCAATATTTACCAGCGCAGCCTGGTGAAATGCGTACGTTAAGCGGGGAAGTAAAAGGCAAACATGACGGTTTAATGTATTATACAATTGGCCAGCGTCAAGGTTTAGGTATTGGCGGAAGCGGCGAACCTTGGTTTGTTGTTGGAAAAGATCTTGAAAAAAATATTCTTTATGTTGATCAAGGTTTTCATAATGATCTTCTTTACTCTCATTCTCTTATTGCCACAAATGTCAGTTGGGTAAGTGATAAGGAAATGGGTGATAAGTTAACGTGTACGGCGAAATTCCGCTATCGTCAAAACGATTATGGAGTAAAAGTGGAAAAGATTGATGAAAATCATATTCGCGTTGTGTTCGATGAGCCTGTTCGTGCAATAACGCCAGGACAAGCTGTTGTACTCTACAATGGAGACGAGTGTCTCGGTGGTGCAACAATTGATGAAGTGTACAAAGAAAGTGAACGCCTAACTTACGTATAA
- a CDS encoding tetratricopeptide repeat protein, which yields MSDLNAKGIQYMQEGKLEEAAKAFTEAIEKEPGNAVSYINFGNLLGAVGENERALRFFDKALELDETAGTAHYGAGTIYFEGEQFQKARVEFQKALQKGVDSSDVHFMLGLTFMNEDQVKLALPYLQRAVELNEEDIEAKFQYGLCLARLEMVDEAIKQFLSVIERDKNHADAYYNLGVGYAYKEDGEKALEMLDRALEIDEGHLLAGNAKRILTQSE from the coding sequence GTGAGCGATTTAAATGCAAAAGGAATTCAATATATGCAAGAAGGTAAGCTAGAGGAAGCAGCTAAAGCTTTTACAGAAGCAATTGAAAAAGAACCAGGAAACGCAGTTTCTTATATTAATTTTGGTAATTTACTTGGAGCTGTGGGAGAAAATGAGCGAGCTTTGCGTTTTTTTGATAAAGCACTTGAGCTTGATGAAACAGCAGGAACAGCACATTACGGAGCAGGAACGATTTATTTTGAAGGCGAACAGTTCCAAAAAGCACGCGTTGAGTTTCAAAAAGCGCTTCAAAAAGGGGTAGATTCAAGTGATGTTCACTTTATGCTTGGTTTAACATTCATGAATGAAGATCAAGTGAAACTGGCGCTTCCGTATTTACAGAGAGCTGTTGAATTAAACGAAGAAGATATAGAAGCAAAATTTCAATATGGGTTGTGCTTAGCACGTCTTGAAATGGTAGATGAGGCAATCAAACAATTTTTAAGCGTTATTGAAAGAGACAAAAACCATGCTGATGCTTACTATAACTTAGGTGTTGGTTATGCCTATAAAGAAGATGGAGAAAAGGCATTAGAAATGCTGGACCGGGCGCTTGAAATTGATGAAGGTCACCTGCTTGCAGGCAATGCAAAACGAATTTTAACACAGTCCGAATAG
- the recD2 gene encoding SF1B family DNA helicase RecD2: protein MQEELKNVVDKSDDRPFVKGKISATIFHNEDNLYTVAKISVGETNVHISDDNLTVTGYLPPLHEGERYTFYGQLKEHPRFGWQFQADMFQKELPHSREGVISYLSSDLFKGIGKKTAEKIVDTLGDQAILRILQDRENLRGVANLSSEKADALYEALVENRGLEDVMIKLSQYGFGPQLSMKIFQTYKHEALQIINENPYQLVEDIDGIGFKRADELGGKLGIKGAHPDRIRAGLAFVVEKQCVQDGHTYLSQTQLFDWTVELLRSDEEIKIEDLEQGLAALTKEKKLFVKEERIYIPSLYYAEKGIVNVIEDLLAQTQYEDQFPESEFLLALGELEERLDIQYAPSQREAIQRALMSPMMVLTGGPGTGKTTVIKGIVELYAELHGCSLDPTSYKKDEPFPVLLVAPTGRAAKRMSEATGLPAVTIHRLLKWNGQEGFDHDEEDPIKGRLLIVDEVSMVDTWLAHQLFRALPEDMQVVLVGDEDQLPSVGPGQVLTDLLTSDIVPVVRLVDIYRQEEGSSIIELAHMIKDGKMPDDIRKPQGDRSFLTCYQGQITEVVKQVCQNAIKKGFTARDIQVLAPMYKGNAGIDHLNVALQELFNPSSHKRREIQYGSVSYRVGDKVLQLVNQPESNVFNGDIGEIVSVFYAKENTEKQDMLVISFDGNEVSYTKADFNQITHAYCCSIHKSQGSEFPIVVLPVVRSYYRMLKRNLIYTAITRSKQFLILCGEEEALKIGISRADDGKRQTTLASFLKADEQEWDENEAPFMKDAMIGMENVTPYDFMEAD from the coding sequence ATGCAGGAAGAGTTAAAAAATGTTGTAGACAAGAGTGATGACCGTCCATTTGTGAAAGGAAAGATTTCAGCAACTATTTTTCATAATGAGGATAACTTGTATACAGTAGCTAAAATTTCGGTTGGAGAAACGAATGTTCATATTAGTGATGACAACCTTACTGTCACAGGTTATCTTCCTCCTTTACATGAAGGAGAACGATATACATTTTATGGGCAGTTAAAAGAACACCCACGTTTTGGATGGCAGTTTCAAGCGGATATGTTTCAAAAAGAGCTTCCACATTCAAGAGAAGGCGTTATCTCTTATCTTTCAAGTGACCTATTTAAAGGAATCGGAAAAAAAACAGCTGAAAAAATTGTGGATACACTAGGAGACCAAGCTATTTTACGTATTCTTCAAGATCGTGAGAATTTGCGAGGTGTAGCAAATCTGTCAAGTGAAAAAGCTGATGCTCTTTATGAAGCGCTTGTCGAAAATCGCGGTTTAGAAGATGTTATGATCAAGCTTTCTCAATATGGATTTGGCCCTCAGCTTTCCATGAAAATTTTCCAAACATATAAGCATGAAGCACTACAGATTATTAATGAAAATCCGTATCAGCTTGTGGAGGATATTGACGGGATTGGCTTTAAACGGGCAGATGAGCTTGGAGGAAAACTTGGTATTAAAGGAGCTCATCCAGACCGGATTCGAGCGGGACTTGCTTTTGTAGTTGAAAAACAATGTGTACAAGATGGGCATACGTATTTATCTCAAACACAGCTTTTTGATTGGACTGTTGAACTTCTACGTTCAGATGAGGAAATAAAGATAGAGGATTTAGAACAAGGTCTCGCAGCATTAACAAAAGAAAAGAAGCTTTTTGTAAAAGAAGAAAGAATCTATATTCCATCCCTCTACTATGCAGAAAAAGGAATAGTGAACGTTATTGAGGATCTTTTAGCTCAAACTCAGTACGAAGACCAATTCCCAGAGTCGGAGTTTCTGCTAGCGCTTGGTGAACTTGAAGAACGCTTAGATATCCAATATGCGCCGTCTCAGCGTGAAGCAATTCAAAGAGCGTTGATGTCACCAATGATGGTTCTCACAGGAGGCCCTGGAACAGGAAAAACAACGGTTATCAAAGGAATTGTTGAACTGTATGCTGAGCTTCATGGCTGCTCTCTTGATCCAACTAGCTATAAAAAAGATGAACCTTTTCCCGTTCTTCTTGTAGCACCAACAGGTAGAGCCGCAAAGCGGATGAGTGAAGCAACAGGGTTACCTGCTGTTACAATTCATCGACTTTTAAAATGGAATGGACAAGAAGGATTTGATCATGATGAAGAAGATCCAATTAAAGGTCGTCTTCTTATTGTTGATGAAGTCTCAATGGTAGATACGTGGCTCGCTCATCAGCTTTTCCGTGCTCTTCCAGAAGATATGCAAGTAGTTCTTGTTGGAGATGAAGATCAGCTTCCATCAGTTGGCCCTGGGCAAGTATTAACAGACTTGCTAACATCAGATATTGTACCCGTTGTTCGGCTTGTCGATATTTACAGACAAGAAGAAGGGTCCTCAATTATTGAGCTTGCTCATATGATTAAAGATGGAAAAATGCCTGATGATATTCGTAAGCCACAAGGAGATAGATCCTTTCTAACCTGTTATCAAGGACAAATTACCGAAGTTGTCAAACAAGTATGTCAGAATGCGATTAAGAAGGGATTTACAGCTCGGGATATTCAAGTGTTAGCTCCTATGTATAAAGGGAATGCAGGAATTGATCATCTCAATGTGGCCCTTCAAGAGCTTTTTAACCCTTCGTCACATAAAAGACGAGAAATTCAGTATGGAAGTGTTTCATATCGCGTTGGAGATAAAGTATTGCAGCTTGTGAATCAGCCAGAAAGCAATGTATTTAATGGAGATATCGGAGAAATTGTATCTGTTTTTTACGCAAAAGAAAATACAGAAAAACAAGATATGCTCGTTATTTCCTTTGATGGAAATGAAGTATCATATACAAAAGCAGATTTTAACCAAATTACTCATGCCTATTGCTGCTCTATTCATAAATCCCAAGGAAGCGAATTTCCAATCGTTGTACTGCCTGTTGTAAGAAGCTATTATAGAATGTTAAAACGCAATCTAATTTATACAGCTATCACTAGAAGTAAACAGTTTCTTATTCTATGTGGAGAAGAAGAAGCATTGAAAATTGGAATAAGTCGAGCTGATGATGGTAAAAGACAAACAACTTTAGCTTCGTTCTTAAAAGCAGACGAGCAAGAGTGGGATGAGAATGAAGCTCCTTTCATGAAAGATGCAATGATTGGGATGGAAAACGTTACCCCATATGATTTTATGGAAGCAGATTGA